A window of Streptomyces broussonetiae genomic DNA:
TGCGAGGGGCAGTTGAAGTCGCCGACGAGGACGACCGGGACTCCTTCGGCCGCGGAGTCGGCGATCCGCTCCAGCGTGTCCCGCATCTGGGCGAGCCGGACCTCCTCATGGGCGATCAGCTCGGCCGCCGGCAGCCCGTCGAAGACGGACTCGTAGGGCCCGTACGGCGTGTAGTGCAGATGCGCGGTCCACACGTCGACCTCGCGGCCGGGCGCCACGGCGATCCGGACACCCGCGGCACCGTAGAAGCCGACGTCCGGGTCGCCGAAGCGGGCGGTGATCGGGTGGCGGCTGATGACGCCGAGGTTCTCGCCGGCCCGGTGGTGGTGCCAGCCGAGGGCCTCGGCCAGCTCCTGGGCCGCCGTCCCGCCCGTCTCCTGGAGGCCGACGACGTCGGCGCCGCTCTCCAGGACGGCCTTGAGCTGCTTGGCCCGGTGGTCGTCGACGGGGCTGCCGCCGAGCCACAGGTTCCAGCTCATGACCCGCAGTTCGGGCGCGACCATCGCGCACAGCTTCTCGACCGAGACCCCGGCAAGGCTCTCCCGGACGGTCCGGCCGGGTGCCGCGCCGATCGGGGCGAGGGACGGTACGGCGAGCACGGCGCAGCCGGCGGCCTCGGCGGAGGCCACCCCGGTCTCGGTGTCCTCGACGGCCACGCAGCCGGCCGCCTCGACGCCGAGGGCCCGGCAGGCGGCGAGATAGGGGTCGGGGGCCGGCTTGGTTCGGGCGGTGTCGTCGGCGGTGACGGAGGCCGCGAACCGGTGGGCGCCCAGGGCGTCGAGGACGACGTCGGCCACCGCGCGCGGGGACGCGGTGACCAGCGCGGTCGGAACGCCGGCGGCGGCCAGCGCGTCCAGCAGTTCCAGGGCGCCGGGACGCGGCACGATGCCGGTGCGGACGCGGGCGGCGAACTCGCGGTGCAGGTCGGCGGCGAGGTCCGGGGCGGTCCTGCCGGTGTCCGCGGCGAGCCAGGCGGCGGTGTGCTCGACCGGGCGGCCGAGCACGTCCGGCTGGTCGGTCTCGGTCAGCGGTCGGCCGGCGACCTGCTCGACCGCCTCCCACCACAGTCGCTCGGTGTCGACGAGCGTGCCGTCCATGTCGAACAGGACGGCCTGCAGCGGGCGTCGGTGGGTGTGGGGGGTCACGTTCGGGTCAGTCCTCACTTCTGGATACGTTCGGCCACCAGCACGGGCCGCTCGGGCAGCGACACGGCGACGGCGGCACCGGCGCCGAGCCCGGTGGCCTCGTGTGCGGGCAGGTCGGCCTTGGCCTCGGTGCCGTCGGCGAGCCGTACGGTGACCCGGAGGACCGCGCCGAGGAAGGCGGTGGCGACGACGCGGGCACCGCCCTGCTCGTCGGCCGCCACCTGGACGGCCTCGGGCCGCACCAGTACGTCGACGGGACCGTCCGGCACGTCGCCGTCGGCGGGCAGCCGCTGTCCGAGCACCTGGACCGAGCCGTCGGCCAGTTCGCCCGGGATCCGGCTCATCGTGCCGACGAACTCGGCGACGAAGGCGGTCGCGGGGCGGCCGTACAGCTCGGCGGGCGCGGCGCACTGTTCGAGGCGTCCGGCGCGCATGACGGCGACCCGGTCGGCGACCGACAGGGCCTCCTCCTGATCATGTGTCACGAACAGGGTGGTGATGCCGAGTTCCTGCTGGAGTCGGCGGATCTCCTCGCGCAGGGTCAGGCGGACCTTGGCGTCGAGCGCGGACAGCGGCTCGTCGAGGAGCAGCACGCGCGGACGCAGCGCGAGGGCGCGGGCCAGCGCGATGCGCTGCTGCTGGCCGCCGGAGAGCTGGTGCGGATAGCGCTCCCCCTTGTCTCCGAGTCCGACCAGCTCCAGCAACTCACCGGCACGGGTCCTGCGTTCGGCCGTACGGACACCGCGCATGCGCAGCCCGAAGGCGACGTTGTCGACGGCGTTCAGGTGCGGGAAGAGGCTGTACGACTGGAAGACCATGCCGGCGTCGCGGCGGTGGGCCGGGACGTGAGTGATGTCCTCACCGTCCACCAGCACCGCGCCGGAGTCGGGGTGTTCGAAGCCGGCGAGCATGCGCAGCGCGGTGGTCTTGCCGCAGCCGGAGGGACCGAGCAGGGCCAGGAACTCCCCGGGGCGAACGGTCAGGTCGAGTCCGTCGAGGGCGACGGTGGCCCCGAACTCTCGCCGCAGGGAACGGAATTCGACGGTGGCGGCCTTCTCCGCGGTGGCCTTCTCGAGCATGGTGGCGGTCATGTTGTGTGTCATCCCCGGGAGTTGGCGGTTCGGGTGCGTCCGCCGCCGGCACCGGCGAGCGCGAGGAGCAGGGCCCAGGTGACGAGCAGGCTGAGCACGGACACGGCGACGGACATCTGGGCCTGTTCGCCGCCGACGTTGTAGATCCACACGGCGAAGGGCGCGTATCCGAGCAGGTGGGAGACCGTGAACTCGCCGAGGACCAGGGCCAGCGTCAGGAAGGAGGCGTTGAGCAGGGCCCCGCGCAGGTTCGGCAGGACGGCCTGCAGCAGGGCCTGCGGCCAGGAGGCGCCACAGCTGCGGGCCGCCTCGACGAGGGTGCGCACGTCGATGGCGCGCAGGCCGGCGTCCAGCGCCCGGTAGACGAAGGGCAGGGCCATCACGACGTAGGCGAGGACCAGGACGACGGGGAATTTGTCGTTCTGGATCACCACGAAGGTCTCGAACAGCGGGGTCCGGGACAGGTGCTCCGGACCCCACTTGAGCACGGTGACGATCCCGGCGACGAACGCGATCGGCGGCACCACCAGCGGCAGTGAGCAGACCACCTCGACCACCGGCCGCAGCCGGGGCGAGCCGAGCCGGAGCGCGACCACGGCGGGCACCATCAGCAGCAGCACCACCGCGATGGTGGCCACGGCCAGCTCCAGCGAGAGCAGCAGGCTGGAGACGAAGCCGTCGGTGGACAGGATCTTGGTGTAGGCGTCGAAGCTGACGCCCTGGCCGGGCACGTCCACCGTGAAGATCACGGAGGCGGCGAGCGGCACCAGGAAGTACAGGGCGGCGAGGCCGAGGACGACCCACCGCCACGGGGTCAGGCGTCGAGCCATCGGGCACTCCGTCGCTGAAGGGGCAGGTACACGGCCATCACCAGGCCGGCCACCAGGACCATGTCCAGGCTGAGGGCGAGCGCGATGTTCTCCTGGCCGACGAGGACGTTGCCGGAGAGCGCGTCGGCGATCTGCAGGGTGACCAGCGGGACCGCACTGCCGACCATCGCCGCGGCGGTGG
This region includes:
- a CDS encoding ABC transporter ATP-binding protein; the encoded protein is MTATMLEKATAEKAATVEFRSLRREFGATVALDGLDLTVRPGEFLALLGPSGCGKTTALRMLAGFEHPDSGAVLVDGEDITHVPAHRRDAGMVFQSYSLFPHLNAVDNVAFGLRMRGVRTAERRTRAGELLELVGLGDKGERYPHQLSGGQQQRIALARALALRPRVLLLDEPLSALDAKVRLTLREEIRRLQQELGITTLFVTHDQEEALSVADRVAVMRAGRLEQCAAPAELYGRPATAFVAEFVGTMSRIPGELADGSVQVLGQRLPADGDVPDGPVDVLVRPEAVQVAADEQGGARVVATAFLGAVLRVTVRLADGTEAKADLPAHEATGLGAGAAVAVSLPERPVLVAERIQK
- a CDS encoding HAD-IA family hydrolase; its protein translation is MTPHTHRRPLQAVLFDMDGTLVDTERLWWEAVEQVAGRPLTETDQPDVLGRPVEHTAAWLAADTGRTAPDLAADLHREFAARVRTGIVPRPGALELLDALAAAGVPTALVTASPRAVADVVLDALGAHRFAASVTADDTARTKPAPDPYLAACRALGVEAAGCVAVEDTETGVASAEAAGCAVLAVPSLAPIGAAPGRTVRESLAGVSVEKLCAMVAPELRVMSWNLWLGGSPVDDHRAKQLKAVLESGADVVGLQETGGTAAQELAEALGWHHHRAGENLGVISRHPITARFGDPDVGFYGAAGVRIAVAPGREVDVWTAHLHYTPYGPYESVFDGLPAAELIAHEEVRLAQMRDTLERIADSAAEGVPVVLVGDFNCPSHLDWPDVTWPVTLAAEQAGFADSYRAAHPDPAAAPGHTWSPIHPVHEDGSGRPEPQDRIDYVLHRGLTVLDAHTLVTGTARPWPDVAGNDWPSDHAAVVTTFALSPR
- a CDS encoding ABC transporter permease; the protein is MARRLTPWRWVVLGLAALYFLVPLAASVIFTVDVPGQGVSFDAYTKILSTDGFVSSLLLSLELAVATIAVVLLLMVPAVVALRLGSPRLRPVVEVVCSLPLVVPPIAFVAGIVTVLKWGPEHLSRTPLFETFVVIQNDKFPVVLVLAYVVMALPFVYRALDAGLRAIDVRTLVEAARSCGASWPQALLQAVLPNLRGALLNASFLTLALVLGEFTVSHLLGYAPFAVWIYNVGGEQAQMSVAVSVLSLLVTWALLLALAGAGGGRTRTANSRG